TGTGGGTGCAATAGTATTATTTAGCCAATGTATGAGGGATGGGCTTACACCAAAATCAGCGTCTCTTAATCAGGCAACTATTTTACAAGCCAAACAATCTGCCATTTTACGGACAAATTCTGCTTCTTCCAATGGCCTTAGCATTCGTGTAGATTCGATTCAAGATAGCCGCTGTCCTAAAGAGGCAGTGTGTATATGGGCAGGAAATGCACAAGTGTTTTTTACAACAAGTAAAGGGCAGGCAGTCAAATCCGGCACTTTGTGTATTGGTGCTTGTGGTCAACTTAAAACAGCTGATACTACTCAGATTGAATTATCAGGTATGTATTACGATATAATTCTTCAGAGTGTAGATCCATATCCCTCTCAAATGGAAAATAAACCAGCAAAAACGGCAAAGCTATTTGTTAGAGCCCGCTAACAAACAAAAGAGGCTTGTTTCATAACAAGCCTCTTTTGTTTATTCTAAAGGATTAGTCAGTGTAAGACTCCCACTCTCAAACTTTGTAATAGGTATATATTGATTATCATTTGCATTCCGATAATCATATCCAGCAAAGATAGCCCCCTTTACAGGTGGTTTACTTTTCAGTCCATTATGAAAGTTAGTGCCAAACTCTTTTAATATTCTCCCAAAATAAAGCATCATATCATATCCCTGATAGGCATATACAGAAGGAATAAGATTTCTGGCCTGAATGTATGCTTGCTTAAATGCTATTGCAGCCTCGCTACGATAGTCCAGATACTCCGGATTAATAAAATGAAACTGTAACCGTTCAAACTGATCATAACTTAGCATTGAGTAAAACAACCAGTTTGACTGGGTAATAACAGGAATTTTTGTTTCCCTTTTCTCCAGCGAACTAACCAGATTAATTGCAACATTCTGGTCAGAAGAAGTAATAAAAATATGTCCTGGGTCAGCAGTACCTTCAAGAGCCAGAACCATCTTAGGTATGTCAGTTGCAGAACTTATCTTTCGAAAAACAGATACTTTTCCACCTGCTTCAGTAAACTTCTGTCTGTAGACATGAGCTAACAATGAATCACGGGAAGTATTACCATAAAACACAACTGCGCTTGGAGTAGTGAACTGCTTTCTGGCAAATTGGGCAGCATGTTTTGCCTGACTTTCCACCGAAGCCTGATACAAATAAGCAGCGGAAGTATTCTGGACAATCTGGCTGTTTGTTGTAATAGGATTAATCTGCCCTATCTTAGTTTGGTTTGCAAAAGATACAGCGACCTTGATTGCAGCTCCATTAATAGGACCTATAATCAGATCATTAGACTGAAATTCAGACTGATTAGCAAGATTTAACATTTTATCACCATCTGCTCCAACATCATAGGCAAACAAGTTTATCTGAATATCTTCCTTAGCCAGTTGTTGTTGGGCCAACCGGATACCATTGTACATATCTACAGCTATCGGGCTCACACGACCATTTTTTTCTGCAAGCAGTTTATTGTAATCAAATGGTAGAATTACAGCCACATTATATGCCTGTTTGGTTTCGACCTGTCTGGCAGGTGGATTACTGACTTTTTTCAGGTTAAATTGTGAATCCAGTTTTTTGGCTAATGCTTTTTCTTCTTCATTTGTACTAAGCCATAACTTATCTGTCAGTACTTCGGCGATAGTACGATCATTTGAGTTCTTCTGTTGAAGGTCTTTTAGTAATGATATATTCTTCT
This genomic stretch from Xanthocytophaga agilis harbors:
- a CDS encoding ABC transporter substrate-binding protein is translated as MRFITHSQTTCCYFFILFLVSLINISTVKAQTVADYRRKYESGKELIKQGKYDLSQEIFRPLMREMPDNPFTAYAHYFSALASFKANKADEARLTLEQLQQKYPSWPDIDQANYLLANIFFIKKDYAMALVNTNKIRNESVKKDAENLKKYYLQSEKNISLLKDLQQKNSNDRTIAEVLTDKLWLSTNEEEKALAKKLDSQFNLKKVSNPPARQVETKQAYNVAVILPFDYNKLLAEKNGRVSPIAVDMYNGIRLAQQQLAKEDIQINLFAYDVGADGDKMLNLANQSEFQSNDLIIGPINGAAIKVAVSFANQTKIGQINPITTNSQIVQNTSAAYLYQASVESQAKHAAQFARKQFTTPSAVVFYGNTSRDSLLAHVYRQKFTEAGGKVSVFRKISSATDIPKMVLALEGTADPGHIFITSSDQNVAINLVSSLEKRETKIPVITQSNWLFYSMLSYDQFERLQFHFINPEYLDYRSEAAIAFKQAYIQARNLIPSVYAYQGYDMMLYFGRILKEFGTNFHNGLKSKPPVKGAIFAGYDYRNANDNQYIPITKFESGSLTLTNPLE